From one Streptococcus oralis genomic stretch:
- a CDS encoding membrane protein insertase YidC, which produces MKKKLQLTSLLGLSLFIMTACATNGTASDITADSTDFWSKFVYFFAEIIRFLSFDISIGVGIILFTILIRTILLPVFQTQMVASRKMQEAQPRIKALREQYPGRDMESRTKLDQEMRKVYKELGIKHSSSLWPILIQMPVLLALFQALSRVDFLKTGHFLWINLGGVDTSFVLPILAAVFTFLSSWLSNKALSEKSGATTGMMYGMPVLIFVFAISAPSGVALYWAVSNAYQVLQTYFLNNPFKIIAEREAVAQAEKDLEGKKRRALKKAQKKKK; this is translated from the coding sequence GTGAAAAAGAAACTACAGTTGACTAGTTTGTTGGGCCTGTCCTTGTTTATCATGACAGCCTGTGCAACAAATGGTACAGCTAGCGATATAACAGCAGATTCGACAGACTTTTGGAGCAAATTCGTCTATTTTTTTGCTGAAATTATCCGCTTTTTGTCCTTTGATATTAGTATCGGAGTGGGGATTATTCTCTTCACGATTTTGATCCGGACGATTTTATTGCCGGTCTTTCAGACACAGATGGTTGCCTCTAGAAAAATGCAAGAGGCTCAACCGCGCATCAAGGCTTTGCGAGAGCAATACCCAGGTCGTGATATGGAAAGTAGAACCAAGCTAGACCAGGAGATGCGTAAGGTTTATAAAGAGTTAGGAATCAAACATTCATCCTCTCTCTGGCCAATTTTAATACAAATGCCGGTTCTCTTGGCGCTCTTTCAAGCCTTGAGTCGAGTAGACTTTTTGAAAACAGGTCACTTTTTATGGATTAATTTGGGAGGAGTAGATACAAGTTTTGTCCTTCCGATTTTGGCGGCAGTCTTTACCTTCTTGAGTAGCTGGTTATCGAATAAAGCTTTGTCCGAAAAAAGTGGAGCTACGACAGGGATGATGTATGGTATGCCTGTATTGATCTTTGTTTTTGCCATCTCCGCCCCAAGTGGTGTAGCCTTGTACTGGGCCGTATCCAATGCTTACCAAGTTCTGCAAACCTATTTTTTGAACAATCCTTTCAAGATTATTGCTGAAAGAGAAGCAGTGGCGCAAGCAGAAAAAGATTTAGAAGGCAAGAAGAGAAGAGCTTTGAAAAAAGCACAGAAAAAGAAAAAATAA